One Natrinema longum genomic window carries:
- a CDS encoding universal stress protein: MHLLVALDDSEPGWAALEFACREHPDDEVTVIHAVDPTNSSYGEAAHLGPEVLLERQQEASQELLTTADDRAADEGCAIETETVVGQPSDAVVDYAVENEVDRIIVGSHGRTGFSRVLLGSVAERIARQAPVPVTIVR, encoded by the coding sequence ATGCACCTGCTGGTCGCACTCGACGACTCGGAACCGGGGTGGGCGGCACTCGAGTTCGCCTGTCGGGAACATCCCGACGACGAGGTGACGGTGATCCACGCCGTCGATCCGACCAACAGCAGCTACGGTGAGGCGGCACACTTGGGGCCGGAGGTGTTGCTCGAGCGCCAGCAGGAGGCGTCACAGGAACTCCTCACGACGGCCGACGACCGCGCGGCCGACGAGGGGTGTGCGATCGAGACGGAGACGGTCGTCGGACAGCCATCCGACGCCGTCGTCGACTACGCCGTGGAAAACGAGGTCGATCGAATCATCGTCGGAAGTCACGGTCGGACCGGGTTCTCGAGGGTGTTGCTGGGCAGCGTCGCGGAGCGGATCGCCCGACAGGCACCCGTGCCGGTGACGATCGTCCGCTAG
- a CDS encoding DUF7385 family protein, translated as MDDIDLEELVASLTLREENQAIKSYQNTVAVSCPACDARFDDLIVCKENPTSLNLSRQLDLCVGSADGQAVIFTHKK; from the coding sequence ATGGACGACATCGACCTCGAGGAACTCGTGGCATCGTTGACGCTCCGTGAGGAAAATCAGGCGATTAAGAGCTACCAGAACACGGTGGCAGTGTCCTGTCCGGCCTGTGACGCGCGGTTCGACGACCTCATCGTGTGCAAGGAGAACCCGACGAGTCTCAACCTCTCGAGACAACTGGATCTGTGCGTGGGATCGGCGGACGGTCAGGCGGTCATCTTCACGCACAAGAAGTAA
- a CDS encoding universal stress protein, translating to MFDTILLPTDGSEHARAAAETGIDLAAAHDAAVHVACVADTGPLGDLRLPGDAASAEDAIRGQAQEYVDAIVERADAAGLAVTGTVLDGPPEEALLEYAREIDADLIVMGTRGRGGVHRMALGSVTDHVIRFGDIPVFVANSESQSE from the coding sequence ATGTTCGACACGATCTTGCTCCCGACGGACGGCAGCGAACACGCACGAGCGGCCGCCGAAACCGGTATCGACCTCGCGGCGGCCCACGACGCGGCCGTCCACGTCGCCTGTGTCGCCGATACCGGCCCGCTGGGAGACCTCCGTCTTCCGGGCGATGCCGCAAGCGCCGAAGACGCGATCCGCGGCCAAGCTCAAGAGTACGTCGACGCGATCGTCGAACGAGCCGACGCAGCCGGACTCGCGGTCACCGGGACGGTACTCGATGGACCACCGGAGGAGGCACTCCTCGAGTACGCTCGCGAGATCGACGCCGATCTGATCGTCATGGGAACACGCGGTCGTGGCGGCGTCCACCGGATGGCACTCGGGAGTGTCACCGATCACGTGATCCGATTCGGCGATATTCCGGTCTTCGTCGCGAACTCGGAGTCACAGTCGGAGTG
- a CDS encoding ZIP family metal transporter, with product MALLENLLLVFVAGLITALATGIGALPFFFFEGISDRRNVILWGLSSGIMLSASTFGLVEEGLAEGTPLEIAIGMAAGVALVVVAHDVLMDTDIDPQQYETADFKKLVLILGILTVHSFPEGVAIGVSFADLGLEGGTQFLGFTVPVLAIFMTIAISIHNIPEGTAISIPLRSMDVANWKLVWWAVFSSLPQPIGAVLAFGFVRYAREFLPYGFGFAAGAMIYLVLTEFVPEALDIGERLPSGGKPELAGGIVVGILVMVPLTFV from the coding sequence ATGGCGCTCCTCGAGAACCTCCTGTTGGTGTTCGTTGCCGGCCTGATCACGGCGCTGGCGACTGGGATCGGCGCGCTCCCGTTTTTCTTCTTCGAGGGGATCAGCGACCGACGAAACGTAATTCTCTGGGGGTTGTCCTCGGGCATCATGCTCTCGGCGTCGACGTTCGGCCTCGTCGAGGAAGGACTGGCCGAGGGGACGCCCCTCGAGATCGCGATCGGCATGGCGGCCGGCGTCGCGCTCGTCGTCGTCGCCCACGACGTACTGATGGACACCGATATCGACCCTCAGCAGTACGAGACGGCGGATTTCAAGAAGCTCGTCCTCATCCTCGGTATCCTGACCGTCCACAGTTTTCCGGAAGGGGTCGCGATCGGCGTCTCCTTTGCCGATCTCGGGCTCGAGGGCGGGACCCAGTTCCTCGGCTTTACCGTTCCGGTGCTGGCGATCTTCATGACGATCGCGATCTCGATCCACAATATTCCGGAGGGAACTGCGATCTCGATTCCCCTGCGCTCGATGGACGTCGCGAACTGGAAGCTCGTCTGGTGGGCGGTCTTCTCGAGTCTGCCACAGCCGATCGGGGCCGTCCTCGCGTTCGGGTTCGTCCGCTACGCCCGCGAGTTCCTCCCCTATGGCTTTGGCTTCGCCGCGGGTGCGATGATCTACCTCGTGCTCACGGAGTTCGTCCCCGAAGCGCTGGATATCGGCGAGCGGTTGCCAAGCGGCGGCAAGCCGGAACTCGCGGGCGGTATCGTCGTCGGGATTCTCGTGATGGTGCCGCTGACGTTCGTCTGA
- the nirK gene encoding copper-containing nitrite reductase, translating into MQAIGATGALAVAGCLDGNEAGNEAETNQSADGEGLPEAKAVDVDRIARDPTDIPPPVDWNEPREHDVTVETVRQTAEIEPGVTFEYMTFEGQVPGPMIRVRRGDRVNLTFDVPEDLNMAAHNMDFHAVYGPGGGAEATTIAPGDDPARISFTADYAGVFIYHCAIPNMDQHISSGMFGSILVEPEDGLPEVDHEYYLGQHEIYTDGDVGEAGHHSFDFDAMLEESPTYVVFNGQAYGFTENGVGPMTAETGDTARVYFANGGPNLLSSLHPIGNVWSRYYRDGDLLSEPDQNIETAPVAPGTTTAGEMEFPVPGPVKIVDHALTRATRRGALGVIDVDGEPTRDVYDEDP; encoded by the coding sequence ATGCAGGCGATCGGGGCGACCGGCGCGCTGGCGGTTGCCGGCTGCCTCGATGGCAACGAAGCGGGGAACGAGGCCGAAACCAACCAGTCGGCCGATGGGGAGGGACTGCCGGAAGCGAAGGCGGTCGACGTCGACCGGATCGCACGGGATCCGACGGACATCCCCCCGCCGGTCGACTGGAACGAGCCCCGCGAGCACGACGTGACCGTCGAAACGGTCCGCCAGACGGCCGAGATCGAGCCCGGCGTCACGTTCGAGTACATGACCTTCGAGGGGCAGGTGCCGGGGCCGATGATCCGCGTCCGGCGCGGTGACCGCGTGAACCTCACGTTCGACGTCCCGGAGGACCTGAACATGGCGGCTCACAATATGGACTTCCACGCGGTCTATGGCCCCGGCGGCGGAGCCGAGGCGACCACGATCGCACCCGGCGACGACCCGGCCCGGATCAGCTTCACCGCCGACTACGCCGGCGTGTTCATCTACCACTGTGCGATCCCGAACATGGATCAACACATCAGCTCGGGGATGTTCGGCTCGATCCTCGTCGAGCCCGAAGACGGCCTCCCCGAGGTCGACCACGAGTACTACCTCGGCCAACACGAGATCTACACCGACGGCGACGTCGGCGAAGCCGGCCACCACAGCTTCGACTTCGACGCCATGCTCGAGGAGTCGCCGACCTACGTCGTCTTCAACGGCCAGGCCTACGGCTTCACCGAGAACGGGGTCGGGCCCATGACGGCCGAAACCGGCGACACCGCACGCGTGTACTTCGCCAACGGCGGGCCCAACCTGCTGAGCTCGCTCCACCCCATCGGCAACGTCTGGAGCCGCTACTACCGCGACGGCGACCTCCTGAGCGAACCCGACCAGAACATCGAGACCGCGCCCGTCGCCCCCGGGACGACCACGGCTGGCGAGATGGAGTTCCCCGTCCCCGGTCCCGTCAAAATCGTCGACCACGCGCTGACGCGGGCCACTCGCCGTGGTGCCCTCGGCGTCATCGACGTCGACGGCGAGCCCACTCGAGACGTCTACGACGAGGATCCGTAA
- a CDS encoding aminotransferase class V-fold PLP-dependent enzyme, with protein sequence MEPSELRETMPALESTVYCNWGAGGPSPRRVVDAAESALEYHEYEAPAAEGVYPAAFDAYDDARAAVADLLGAAPSEIALTQSTTDGINRVAGAFDWADGDVVVRTDLEHSAGTLPWQRLEREFGVDVRVLETESGRVDLEAVKAAADDARLFCVSSLTWTHGTRLPIADIVDVAHDAGAQVLVDAVQSPGQVPVDVGEWGADFVAGAGHKWLLAPFGAGFLYVRDGLEADLVPAAIGYRSVADANASDYQYAAGARRFEVGTTSPAPHAGLSEAIGVLEAVGIETIQRRIETLTDRLKDGVPDERLLSPRGYESGLVTIADDEPAATVERLADRGIVVRSLPFPDAIRASIHAFNSSEDVDALLEAL encoded by the coding sequence ATGGAACCGAGCGAGCTTCGCGAGACGATGCCTGCCCTCGAGTCGACCGTCTACTGCAACTGGGGGGCCGGCGGTCCAAGTCCGCGCCGCGTCGTCGACGCGGCCGAATCGGCGCTCGAGTACCACGAGTACGAGGCCCCCGCGGCGGAAGGGGTGTATCCCGCCGCGTTCGACGCGTACGACGATGCGCGGGCTGCCGTGGCCGACCTGCTCGGGGCTGCACCGAGCGAGATCGCGCTCACTCAGAGCACGACCGACGGGATCAACCGAGTCGCGGGCGCGTTCGACTGGGCAGACGGCGACGTCGTCGTCCGAACGGATCTCGAACACTCCGCGGGGACTTTACCCTGGCAGCGCCTCGAGCGGGAGTTCGGAGTCGACGTTCGGGTCCTCGAGACGGAGTCGGGGCGGGTCGATCTCGAGGCGGTGAAAGCGGCGGCCGACGACGCGAGGCTGTTCTGTGTGAGTTCGCTCACCTGGACCCACGGTACTCGGTTACCGATCGCCGATATCGTCGATGTCGCTCACGACGCGGGGGCGCAGGTACTCGTCGACGCCGTCCAGTCCCCCGGCCAGGTACCCGTCGACGTCGGCGAGTGGGGTGCCGACTTCGTCGCCGGGGCGGGCCACAAGTGGCTGCTCGCCCCGTTCGGTGCCGGATTTCTCTACGTTCGCGACGGGCTCGAAGCCGACCTCGTCCCGGCCGCGATCGGCTACCGAAGCGTCGCGGACGCAAACGCCAGTGATTATCAGTACGCCGCCGGGGCGCGGCGGTTCGAGGTCGGGACCACGAGTCCGGCACCCCACGCCGGACTGTCGGAAGCGATCGGGGTCCTCGAGGCGGTCGGGATCGAGACGATTCAACGACGCATCGAGACGCTCACCGATCGGCTCAAGGACGGCGTTCCGGACGAGCGACTGCTGAGTCCACGGGGATACGAGTCCGGGCTGGTGACGATCGCCGACGACGAGCCGGCGGCGACCGTCGAACGGCTCGCCGACCGGGGAATCGTCGTTCGGTCGTTGCCGTTTCCGGACGCCATCCGCGCGTCGATCCACGCGTTCAACAGCAGCGAAGACGTGGACGCGCTGCTCGAGGCGCTGTAG
- a CDS encoding digeranylgeranylglycerophospholipid reductase: MNDRYDVVIAGAGPAGAQCARDLVARGYDVVVLETEAEAGFPRQSNKSTAGTFPSMMAAFGIPDDVVMQFTDSVVLESPMEHYVREQSGAVLEFADFKRFLVNDGRDDGAEYRFDARVTAPIMEGGEIVGVTYNGDEEVYGDIVIDATGPSAPLAKKLGVVDLKRENHAIGIEYEFEGIDIDRPGFADLRDAMMLRLDHEIAPGGYSWIFHTGEDTAKVGLCYIQNGSHDQYSRDDFTIDDYLSHWLETDPRFQDAERIEGKQHRGSAHIQAPGALHTDRFMAIGDTVPSLDPLWGEGINKCMQSGRAAAATADSCLKYDSVEPTAENLEVYETLWHRDVAPNAKSRLLMTQLLYLAPNDRYDRLMQDLQRLDDDTLAKANKGDPLAITRLLELEDAPLLARFAKQQLDLDLGSLLSIGR; this comes from the coding sequence ATGAACGACCGCTACGACGTAGTCATCGCCGGTGCCGGTCCTGCCGGCGCACAGTGTGCCCGCGACCTCGTCGCCAGGGGATACGACGTCGTCGTCCTCGAGACCGAGGCCGAGGCCGGGTTCCCGCGGCAGAGTAACAAGTCCACCGCGGGGACGTTCCCCTCCATGATGGCCGCCTTCGGGATCCCCGACGACGTGGTGATGCAGTTCACCGACAGCGTCGTCCTCGAGTCCCCGATGGAACACTACGTCCGCGAACAGAGCGGTGCAGTACTGGAGTTCGCCGATTTCAAGCGGTTCCTGGTGAACGACGGCCGCGACGACGGTGCCGAGTACCGCTTCGACGCCCGCGTCACCGCGCCGATCATGGAGGGGGGCGAAATCGTCGGCGTCACCTACAACGGCGACGAGGAGGTGTACGGCGACATCGTCATCGACGCAACTGGGCCGAGCGCACCCCTCGCGAAGAAACTCGGCGTCGTCGATCTCAAACGCGAGAACCACGCCATCGGGATCGAGTACGAGTTCGAGGGGATCGATATCGATCGGCCCGGCTTCGCGGACCTGCGCGATGCGATGATGCTACGGTTAGACCACGAGATCGCGCCCGGCGGCTACTCCTGGATCTTCCACACCGGCGAGGACACCGCCAAGGTCGGCCTCTGTTACATCCAGAACGGCAGCCATGACCAGTACAGTCGCGACGATTTCACCATCGACGACTACCTCTCCCACTGGCTCGAGACGGATCCGCGGTTCCAGGACGCCGAGCGGATCGAGGGCAAACAACATCGGGGCTCGGCACACATTCAGGCACCCGGCGCACTCCACACTGATCGGTTCATGGCGATCGGCGACACCGTCCCGAGCCTCGATCCGCTCTGGGGCGAGGGGATCAACAAGTGCATGCAGTCCGGTCGCGCGGCCGCCGCCACCGCCGACAGCTGTCTCAAATACGATAGCGTCGAGCCGACTGCCGAGAACCTCGAGGTGTACGAGACCCTCTGGCACCGCGACGTCGCTCCCAACGCGAAGAGTCGGCTGCTGATGACCCAGCTCCTCTACCTGGCACCGAACGACCGCTACGACAGGCTCATGCAGGACCTCCAGCGGCTCGACGACGACACGCTGGCCAAGGCGAACAAGGGCGATCCCCTCGCCATCACGCGCCTGCTCGAACTCGAGGACGCGCCGTTGCTCGCCCGGTTCGCGAAACAGCAGCTGGATCTCGATCTCGGCTCCCTGCTATCGATCGGTCGATAG
- a CDS encoding potassium channel family protein, with the protein MSLWRSRRTRHYLVLVAVATVGSTLLYNYGMATWENDPQPLVRSLGIVFQSFTTTGYGEDAGWATPQMYLLTIGLQLMGIGLILTAVDIFAVPWLRNTLAVTPPSAVTDLEDHIVICEYTSRGEAFIEELESRGEEYVVVESDEETATGLHEADHRVVHGDPESTTVLENAGIERARAVVADSADDTNASIVLSAREANPDVRIVTLVEDQRLAEYHEIAGADEVLSPRQLLGESLAHRVPTAVTTAVDEGIEIGNDLELVELSIAEGSDLCGRTADEIQPRERFRVDGIGAWIDGEFESPIPPGREFDTGMRLLVAGEPARIDTLRAEAMSTVHPFSAQDVIIAGYGEAGVAAGDALADTNTRVTVLDSADRDGVDIVGDARDPAAIREAGIDDASAVIVTLDDDTTAIFATLVARDLNPSVDIVVRANDTENVQKLYRAGADYVQSLATVSGRMLASTVFEDEEVLAIDRQVDVVKLPAGRLAGRTVVDADVRSRTGCTVLAAVRDGETITEFDPRSFVFEESDEVVLAGTDESVRAFEERFLA; encoded by the coding sequence ATGTCCCTGTGGCGATCCCGCCGCACCCGCCACTATCTCGTTTTGGTGGCCGTGGCGACCGTCGGCTCCACGTTGCTGTACAATTACGGAATGGCAACGTGGGAAAACGATCCGCAACCGCTCGTTCGATCGCTTGGAATCGTCTTTCAGTCCTTTACGACGACCGGCTACGGCGAGGACGCAGGGTGGGCGACGCCGCAAATGTACCTGTTGACGATCGGGCTGCAACTCATGGGAATCGGCCTGATCCTCACCGCGGTCGACATCTTCGCGGTGCCGTGGCTCCGAAACACGCTGGCGGTCACGCCGCCGTCGGCGGTTACCGACCTCGAGGACCACATCGTCATCTGCGAGTACACGTCCCGCGGCGAGGCGTTCATCGAGGAACTCGAGTCCCGCGGCGAGGAGTACGTCGTCGTCGAATCCGACGAGGAGACGGCGACGGGGTTACACGAGGCCGACCACCGGGTCGTCCACGGCGATCCGGAATCGACGACGGTGCTCGAGAACGCCGGGATCGAACGGGCGCGGGCGGTGGTGGCCGATTCGGCCGACGATACGAACGCCAGTATCGTCCTCTCCGCGCGCGAGGCCAACCCCGACGTACGGATCGTGACGCTGGTCGAGGACCAGCGCCTCGCGGAGTACCACGAAATCGCGGGCGCTGACGAGGTACTGTCGCCACGCCAGTTGCTCGGCGAGAGCCTCGCCCACCGGGTACCGACGGCAGTGACGACCGCGGTCGACGAGGGGATCGAGATCGGGAACGATCTCGAGCTGGTCGAGCTCTCGATCGCTGAGGGAAGCGATCTCTGTGGGCGGACCGCGGACGAAATCCAGCCCCGCGAACGGTTCCGCGTCGACGGGATCGGTGCCTGGATCGACGGCGAATTCGAGAGTCCGATCCCGCCCGGCCGCGAATTCGACACGGGGATGCGGCTGCTCGTCGCGGGCGAGCCAGCGCGGATCGACACCCTGCGGGCGGAAGCGATGTCGACGGTCCATCCGTTTTCGGCCCAAGACGTGATAATCGCCGGCTACGGCGAGGCGGGCGTGGCAGCGGGCGATGCGCTCGCCGATACGAATACGCGAGTAACCGTCCTCGACAGCGCCGACAGGGACGGCGTCGACATCGTGGGTGACGCCCGCGATCCAGCGGCGATCCGTGAAGCCGGTATCGACGACGCGTCCGCGGTGATCGTCACCCTCGACGACGACACGACCGCTATCTTCGCGACGCTGGTCGCGCGGGATCTGAACCCGTCGGTCGATATCGTCGTCCGAGCGAACGATACGGAAAACGTCCAGAAGCTGTATCGGGCGGGTGCCGACTACGTCCAGTCGCTGGCGACGGTCAGCGGGCGGATGCTCGCCTCGACCGTCTTCGAGGACGAGGAGGTCCTGGCGATCGACCGCCAGGTCGACGTCGTCAAACTCCCGGCGGGTCGGCTGGCGGGCCGGACGGTCGTCGACGCCGACGTCCGCTCGCGGACGGGCTGTACCGTCCTCGCCGCAGTGAGAGACGGCGAGACGATCACCGAGTTCGATCCGAGGTCCTTCGTTTTCGAGGAGAGCGACGAGGTCGTTCTCGCCGGGACGGACGAGAGCGTCCGGGCGTTCGAAGAGCGCTTCCTCGCGTAG
- a CDS encoding DUF7557 family protein gives MTQTLEISDDLKDRLDSHCEDGQSPAELIEELVSMYETEGAFLQEGYSE, from the coding sequence ATGACACAGACACTCGAGATCAGCGACGATCTGAAGGACCGACTCGACAGCCACTGCGAAGACGGGCAGTCGCCGGCGGAACTCATCGAGGAACTGGTCTCGATGTACGAAACCGAAGGGGCGTTCCTGCAGGAAGGCTACTCCGAGTGA
- a CDS encoding ribonucleotide reductase, producing MAIDYSEREKSYELYRKGKREGTWDPDEYDFETDREDWHQFSEAEQQRFLATCAGFYDGEEDVTRTLAPYMMALDALPNEEMPFDTVQEEIYLAQQVYEEAKHTDLFSRYFEEVFGTQETSPYREGGYQEQGYSTDDLYDTADDLLAAIDGGDRTELVSTLGEAYLNYMGIVEAQLARGGYLSFDQMIELKAEEMGRDIVLESFQEAIGKVRQDETRHIENGRWILAKLAEAEPAIVTDVYEPRIEEYVENRLLADPVYDEQPFDGYDQRKIGKQLTQYLQDTVDYIGADRFERYGDVRAALEERQAAD from the coding sequence ATGGCGATCGACTACAGCGAGCGCGAGAAGTCCTACGAACTCTACCGAAAGGGCAAGCGAGAGGGAACGTGGGACCCCGACGAGTACGACTTCGAAACGGACCGCGAGGACTGGCACCAGTTCTCCGAGGCCGAGCAACAGCGGTTCCTCGCGACGTGTGCTGGGTTCTACGACGGCGAAGAGGACGTCACGCGGACGCTCGCGCCGTACATGATGGCCTTAGACGCCCTGCCGAACGAGGAGATGCCGTTCGACACCGTTCAAGAGGAGATCTACCTCGCCCAGCAGGTGTACGAAGAAGCCAAGCACACCGACCTCTTCAGCCGCTATTTCGAGGAAGTCTTCGGCACTCAGGAGACGTCCCCCTACCGCGAGGGCGGCTATCAGGAGCAGGGGTACAGCACGGACGACCTCTACGACACCGCGGACGACCTCCTCGCGGCGATCGACGGCGGCGACCGGACCGAACTCGTCTCCACCCTCGGCGAGGCCTACCTGAACTACATGGGGATCGTCGAGGCGCAACTCGCCCGCGGGGGCTACCTCAGCTTCGATCAGATGATCGAACTGAAAGCCGAGGAGATGGGGCGAGACATCGTCCTCGAGTCGTTCCAGGAAGCCATCGGCAAGGTCCGGCAGGACGAGACCCGCCACATCGAGAACGGGCGCTGGATCCTGGCCAAACTGGCCGAGGCCGAACCGGCCATCGTCACGGACGTCTACGAGCCCCGCATCGAGGAGTACGTCGAGAACCGACTGCTCGCGGATCCCGTCTACGACGAGCAGCCCTTCGACGGCTACGACCAGCGGAAAATCGGCAAGCAGCTCACTCAGTACCTGCAAGACACCGTCGACTACATCGGGGCCGATCGGTTCGAGCGCTACGGCGACGTTCGCGCCGCCCTCGAGGAACGCCAGGCTGCGGACTGA
- a CDS encoding HAD family hydrolase — MEYEAILFDNDGVLLERTSSDRSVFEAAIRDAFGEHGVTAPDPEHVADLVYGVTVSRLTTICETYGLDTDSFWLSRDRACSQVQRDAIAAGEKGLYPDVSALDELERPTGVVSTNQHPTLTFAYDRLDTPSFDVVQGRPMTVESLRRKKPNPYYLEKTLHDIGTEAALYVGDSEHDVIAARNAGIDAAFLRRDHNDDVSLSVTPDHELSSLYGLSAILE; from the coding sequence ATGGAATACGAGGCCATACTCTTCGACAACGACGGCGTACTGCTCGAGCGAACGTCGAGCGATCGGTCCGTTTTCGAGGCTGCCATACGCGACGCGTTCGGTGAACACGGGGTGACAGCGCCCGATCCGGAGCACGTCGCCGACCTCGTCTACGGTGTCACGGTCTCTCGCTTGACCACCATCTGTGAAACGTACGGGCTCGACACCGACTCGTTCTGGCTCTCCCGCGATCGAGCGTGTTCGCAGGTCCAACGCGATGCGATCGCGGCAGGGGAAAAAGGACTGTATCCCGACGTGAGCGCTCTGGACGAACTCGAGCGGCCGACGGGTGTCGTCAGTACCAATCAGCACCCGACGCTCACGTTCGCGTACGATCGTCTGGATACTCCCTCGTTCGACGTCGTTCAGGGACGGCCCATGACCGTCGAGAGCCTTCGACGCAAGAAACCGAACCCCTACTACCTCGAGAAAACGCTACACGACATCGGTACCGAGGCCGCTCTCTACGTCGGAGACTCCGAACACGACGTGATCGCTGCACGGAACGCGGGGATCGACGCCGCGTTTTTGCGACGAGACCACAACGACGACGTGTCCCTGTCCGTCACGCCGGACCACGAACTCTCCAGTCTGTACGGCCTGTCTGCGATACTGGAGTGA